TTCACTCTATGGGACAGTTCATCCAGGAAGGATCCCGCAACCTGTTTGAAACTGTTCTGCTGGTGGAAGAGGTTCAGGAACAAATTACAATCGGGGAAGATAAGGACAATCTGGACGGACTGAACTTTCTGAGCGGAAAAACAATGGATTTCGTAAATAAAAAGGCTTTTGAAGGAACGATGCTGGCCCATACCGACGGCGGTGTGCCAAATCTGATCGTGAAGCTGCCGGATATGAGCGCTTATACTTTCGGATACATGGTTTACTTCTTTGAGAAAGCCTGCGGTATAAGCGGCTATTTGTCCGGGGTAAACCCATTCGACCAACCGGGTGTGGAAGCCTATAAAAAGAACATGTTCGCCCTTCTTGGCAAACCGGGTTATGAAGAAAATAAAGCCAAACTGGAGCAAAGACTTAAATAATGAAAAGGGATGGGGATGGGGCGATTTGGTAGTTCCGTCCTTTACCCTTTTTATATCAGCCATACTTTGTATGCGGGAATAAACTCCTCCCGAAGGAGGAGTTTATTCCTATAATCAAATTTCCATATTGTACAAATATTTTGAATTGTGTAAAATGGTATGAAATAGGCAATTAAAGAAAACACAGGAAGGTTAGGAATGATTCCACAGTATAAGACAGTACAACAAGAAAATGCAGCCGAAATCGTGATTAAGCGTTCCCGTTTTATCGGTCATGCGAAGCCCGTTTATACGGAAGAGGAAGCGGTCCAGTTTATTCAGAAGATTAAAAAGCAGCATGCAATGGCTACTCATAACTGCTCAGCTTACATGATTGGCGAACGCAATCAGATTCAGAAGCAATCAGATGACGGAGAACCCAGCGGAACAGCCGGGAAACCTATCCTTGAAGTCATCCGTAATCAAAAAATGCAAAATATCGTTATTGTAATAACGCGTTACTTTGGCGGGATTCTGCTGGGGGCAGGAGGCCTGGTAAGGGCTTATACGGATGGGGCTGTTGCCGCTATTGAAGCGGCCAGGCCAATTTACCGGATTTTACACCAGGAGATCCGTATTGACCTTGATTATACGCGGCTGGGCAAAGTCCAGAATGAATTAAGAAACAAAGGAACCATGCTGGGCGAATCACTGTTTACCGACAAAGTAAGCCTATTTTGTTATCCGCTTGCAGAGGAGGCGGAGTTTTTCATGGCATGGATGACGGATTTGACGCAAGGTCAAAGTGTGATTACGGCAGGAGATGTTATGTATAAGGATCACGAGACCCTGCCTTAAAATCAAATAATGGAGTCAATTCATAATAATGGTACAATAGATGCAGCTGTTT
This Paenibacillus larvae subsp. larvae DNA region includes the following protein-coding sequences:
- a CDS encoding YigZ family protein, whose protein sequence is MIPQYKTVQQENAAEIVIKRSRFIGHAKPVYTEEEAVQFIQKIKKQHAMATHNCSAYMIGERNQIQKQSDDGEPSGTAGKPILEVIRNQKMQNIVIVITRYFGGILLGAGGLVRAYTDGAVAAIEAARPIYRILHQEIRIDLDYTRLGKVQNELRNKGTMLGESLFTDKVSLFCYPLAEEAEFFMAWMTDLTQGQSVITAGDVMYKDHETLP